A window of Streptomyces gilvosporeus contains these coding sequences:
- a CDS encoding helix-turn-helix domain-containing protein, with amino-acid sequence MAEKQLSAAVRPQSRVRRRVTPHTGVTHVRRRQPDRYTIIGNHLAQHRELSLTAVGLATYILSLPEGASVDIRTLAARFPEGRDRIAFALRELEAQGYLARVRERTAGGRVITRTYAYNDPAAAAPTMSSAGRVGAGAGAGAGEPRPARTVPPVPVRSGPVPPAPVLPAPPVAPAPPEPPEPPRTPQYRAAVVLLAGLRRSDDRLTLAERDIRRLAPALAAWLDNGASPAAVQRTLTARLPADLENPAGLLAHRLRELLPPPLPEASVAPAAPRPHPLQTCDGCERAFRALRPGLCRDCRPAPPTSADTACAA; translated from the coding sequence ATGGCTGAGAAGCAGCTTAGCGCCGCTGTGCGCCCGCAGTCCCGTGTTCGGCGAAGGGTCACCCCCCACACCGGGGTCACCCATGTCAGGCGCCGTCAGCCGGATCGGTACACGATCATCGGCAATCACCTCGCGCAGCACCGTGAACTGTCCCTGACCGCGGTCGGGTTGGCGACCTACATCCTGTCGCTGCCCGAAGGAGCCTCCGTCGACATCCGGACCCTTGCTGCCCGGTTCCCGGAGGGGCGCGACCGGATCGCCTTTGCGCTACGGGAGTTGGAGGCCCAGGGGTATCTCGCGCGGGTGCGGGAGCGGACGGCCGGTGGACGGGTGATCACGCGGACTTATGCGTACAACGATCCTGCGGCCGCGGCGCCCACGATGTCCTCGGCGGGACGTGTCGGTGCTGGTGCCGGTGCTGGCGCGGGGGAGCCCCGCCCGGCTCGGACCGTACCGCCCGTGCCCGTACGGTCCGGTCCGGTACCGCCCGCGCCCGTGCTGCCCGCCCCACCGGTAGCTCCCGCCCCGCCCGAGCCCCCGGAGCCGCCCCGTACGCCGCAGTACCGCGCGGCCGTCGTGCTGCTCGCGGGCCTGCGGCGGAGCGACGACCGGCTCACGCTCGCCGAGCGGGACATCCGCCGGCTGGCCCCCGCGCTCGCCGCCTGGCTGGACAACGGTGCCAGCCCGGCCGCCGTCCAGCGCACGCTGACCGCGCGCCTTCCGGCCGACCTGGAGAACCCGGCCGGGCTGCTCGCCCACCGGCTGCGGGAACTGTTGCCGCCGCCCCTCCCCGAAGCCTCCGTAGCACCGGCCGCCCCGCGCCCCCACCCGTTGCAGACCTGCGACGGCTGCGAGCGCGCGTTCCGTGCCCTGAGGCCCGGGCTCTGTCGTGACTGCCGTCCCGCACCGCCCACGTCCGCCGACACCGCCTGCGCGGCCTGA
- a CDS encoding VC0807 family protein: MPAQDTTNTQGARSASDARTAQPEERPTPPARSGSAAAVGWILTIALNVVAPVLTYNALHDHGWSEVAALLAGGAWPVLDSVVHLVWRRRLDEFALVTLVFLVITAVMSLVGAHSARALLLKDSAVTGLFGLLCLATLPAPRPLMFYFGRKFATDGTAASTAWWNGLWQFEGFRKTVITMTTVWGVAYCLEALVRVGLAYTLSVDTVVAVSPFLIYGLLGALVVWTSLYGKRARRKGEERAAAAAVQG; the protein is encoded by the coding sequence GTGCCCGCTCAAGACACCACGAACACGCAGGGCGCTCGGAGCGCATCGGACGCGAGAACGGCTCAGCCAGAGGAGCGCCCGACGCCGCCGGCCCGGTCCGGGAGTGCCGCCGCGGTCGGCTGGATCCTCACCATCGCCCTCAACGTCGTTGCCCCGGTTCTCACGTACAACGCGCTCCACGACCACGGCTGGAGCGAGGTCGCCGCGCTCCTGGCGGGCGGCGCCTGGCCGGTGCTCGACAGCGTCGTCCACCTCGTATGGCGCCGCCGGCTCGACGAATTCGCCCTCGTCACCCTGGTGTTCCTGGTGATCACGGCCGTGATGTCGCTCGTGGGCGCGCATTCGGCCCGCGCTCTGCTGCTCAAGGACTCCGCCGTCACGGGGCTGTTCGGGCTGCTGTGTCTGGCGACGCTGCCGGCTCCGCGCCCGCTGATGTTCTACTTCGGCCGCAAGTTCGCCACCGACGGCACCGCCGCGAGCACCGCCTGGTGGAACGGCCTGTGGCAGTTCGAAGGATTCCGCAAGACCGTCATCACGATGACAACGGTCTGGGGCGTGGCCTACTGCCTGGAGGCCCTGGTCCGGGTCGGGCTTGCGTACACGCTCAGCGTGGACACCGTGGTGGCCGTCAGCCCGTTCCTGATCTACGGCCTCCTCGGCGCCCTCGTGGTGTGGACCTCCCTGTACGGCAAGCGGGCGCGGCGCAAAGGCGAGGAGCGCGCCGCCGCGGCCGCTGTCCAGGGCTGA
- a CDS encoding uroporphyrinogen-III synthase, whose translation MNPTAPNHSVAGQVTFLGAGPGDPGLLTLRAVEALASADVLIADPPVLDVVRVHARAHVDTPQASADEASIPAGVPALRDTANLVMAAARAGKRVVRAVTGDPGLDGNVAEEMLACAAEGIVFEVVPGIAAAVGVPAYAGVPLRDAQGTDVRFIDARTADDRCWSEVGASDATAVVSTTLDSVAAAAGELVTAGRKPDTPLSVTVAGTTTRQRTWTATLGSVAQVLKAAKVLPSPDGGQPVIAVVGERSAAAQRDQLSWFESKPLFGWRVLVPRTKEQAASLSDQLVSYGAVPHEVPTIAVEPPRTPQQMERAVKGLVTGRYEWIAFTSVNAVKAVREKFEEYGLDARAFAGIKVAAVGEQTAKALVAFGVKPDLVPSGEQSAAGLLEDWPPYDPVFDPIDRVFLPRADIATETLVAGLIELGWEVDDVTAYRTVRASPPPAETREAIKGGGFDAVLFTSSSTVRNLVGIAGKPHNVTVIACIGPATAKTAEEHGLRVDVMSPEPSVHKLAEALADFGAARRDAALEAGDPVTRPSERRPGSRRRARS comes from the coding sequence TTGAACCCCACCGCCCCAAACCACTCCGTCGCTGGTCAGGTCACCTTCCTGGGTGCCGGGCCGGGAGACCCGGGCCTGCTGACGCTGCGCGCCGTGGAGGCGCTGGCCTCCGCGGACGTACTGATCGCCGATCCACCGGTGCTGGACGTCGTGCGCGTGCATGCCCGCGCGCACGTGGACACACCGCAGGCGTCGGCTGACGAGGCGTCAATCCCCGCCGGTGTCCCTGCCCTTAGGGACACCGCCAATCTTGTCATGGCGGCCGCCCGTGCGGGCAAGCGGGTCGTGCGTGCAGTCACCGGCGACCCCGGCCTCGACGGGAACGTCGCCGAGGAGATGCTGGCGTGCGCCGCCGAGGGAATCGTCTTCGAGGTGGTCCCCGGCATCGCCGCGGCCGTCGGCGTGCCCGCGTACGCCGGTGTCCCGCTGCGCGACGCCCAGGGCACCGACGTGCGGTTCATCGACGCCCGCACGGCCGACGACCGCTGCTGGTCCGAAGTCGGCGCCAGCGACGCCACGGCCGTCGTCTCCACCACGCTCGACTCGGTGGCCGCGGCCGCCGGCGAGCTGGTCACCGCGGGCCGCAAGCCCGACACCCCGCTCAGCGTCACCGTCGCCGGCACCACCACCCGCCAGCGCACCTGGACCGCGACCCTCGGGTCCGTCGCCCAGGTGCTCAAGGCGGCCAAGGTGTTGCCCTCCCCGGACGGCGGCCAGCCCGTCATAGCCGTGGTCGGTGAGCGGAGCGCCGCCGCGCAGCGCGACCAGCTCTCCTGGTTCGAGTCCAAGCCGCTGTTCGGCTGGCGGGTCCTGGTACCGCGGACCAAGGAGCAGGCCGCGTCGCTTTCCGACCAGCTCGTCTCCTACGGCGCGGTGCCGCACGAGGTCCCGACGATCGCCGTCGAGCCGCCGCGCACCCCGCAGCAGATGGAACGTGCGGTCAAGGGCCTGGTCACCGGCCGTTACGAGTGGATCGCCTTCACCTCCGTCAACGCGGTCAAGGCCGTCCGCGAGAAGTTCGAGGAATACGGCCTGGACGCCCGTGCGTTCGCCGGGATCAAGGTCGCGGCGGTCGGCGAGCAGACCGCCAAGGCCCTGGTCGCCTTCGGCGTCAAGCCGGACCTGGTGCCGAGCGGCGAGCAGTCCGCGGCCGGGCTGCTGGAGGACTGGCCGCCGTACGACCCCGTCTTCGACCCGATCGACCGGGTCTTCCTCCCCCGTGCCGACATCGCCACCGAGACGCTGGTCGCCGGGCTGATCGAGCTGGGCTGGGAGGTCGACGACGTCACGGCCTACCGGACCGTGCGCGCCTCGCCGCCCCCGGCCGAGACCCGTGAGGCGATCAAGGGCGGCGGCTTCGACGCGGTCCTGTTCACGTCCTCGTCGACCGTACGGAACCTCGTCGGTATCGCCGGCAAGCCGCACAACGTCACCGTGATCGCCTGTATCGGCCCGGCCACCGCCAAGACCGCCGAGGAGCACGGGCTGCGGGTGGATGTGATGTCGCCGGAGCCGTCGGTGCACAAGCTCGCCGAAGCCCTCGCGGACTTCGGCGCGGCGCGGCGCGATGCGGCGCTGGAGGCCGGTGATCCGGTCACCCGGCCGAGCGAGCGCCGTCCGGGCTCGCGGAGGCGGGCTCGCAGCTGA
- the hemC gene encoding hydroxymethylbilane synthase, whose translation MTDRTTPLRLGTRRSKLAMAQSGQIAEAVRELTGRAVELVEITTYGDTSREHLAQIGGTGVFVSALRDALLAGDIDFAVHSLKDLPTAQPEELTLAAVPEREDPRDALIAAGGLTFAQLPEGARIGTGSPRRMAQLNAWARTLGKRIETVPVRGNIDTRIGFVANGELDAVVLAAAGLTRIGRISEATQLLSPDMVLPAPGQGALAIECAATNVQLAAQLAGLDDPYTRAAVTAERSLLAALEAGCSAPVGALADLSPSSRLRSSTGGPKRDEQAVTELHLRAVVGTTDGSTLVQLSTTGHVPASLDDDATWLTMGRELAAEMLAKGAAGLMGERAL comes from the coding sequence ATGACCGACCGCACCACACCCCTGCGACTGGGGACCAGGCGCAGCAAGCTCGCCATGGCCCAGTCCGGGCAGATCGCCGAGGCGGTGCGCGAGCTGACCGGCCGCGCCGTCGAACTGGTGGAGATCACCACCTACGGTGACACCTCGCGCGAGCACCTCGCACAGATCGGGGGCACCGGCGTCTTCGTCTCCGCGCTGCGCGATGCGCTCCTCGCCGGGGACATCGACTTCGCCGTCCACTCGCTCAAGGACCTGCCCACCGCGCAGCCCGAGGAGCTCACCCTGGCGGCCGTGCCCGAGCGGGAGGATCCGCGCGATGCGCTGATCGCCGCCGGCGGGCTGACCTTTGCGCAGCTGCCGGAGGGCGCCCGCATAGGCACCGGCTCGCCGCGGCGGATGGCCCAGCTCAACGCCTGGGCCCGGACGCTGGGCAAGCGCATCGAGACCGTGCCGGTCCGCGGGAACATCGACACCCGCATCGGCTTCGTCGCCAACGGCGAGCTCGACGCGGTCGTCCTGGCCGCCGCGGGGCTCACCCGGATCGGCCGTATCAGCGAGGCGACGCAGCTGCTGTCGCCCGACATGGTTTTGCCCGCCCCCGGCCAGGGGGCCCTGGCGATCGAGTGTGCCGCCACAAATGTGCAGCTCGCCGCCCAGCTCGCCGGACTCGACGACCCGTACACGCGGGCCGCCGTGACCGCCGAGCGATCCCTGCTCGCCGCCCTGGAGGCCGGCTGTTCCGCACCCGTCGGAGCGCTGGCCGACCTTTCCCCAAGCTCTCGACTTCGTTCGAGCACGGGAGGCCCCAAGCGTGACGAGCAGGCTGTCACCGAATTGCACCTGCGCGCTGTCGTCGGCACGACCGACGGCAGCACGCTGGTGCAGCTGTCCACCACCGGGCACGTACCTGCCTCTCTTGACGACGACGCGACCTGGCTCACCATGGGCCGGGAGCTCGCCGCCGAGATGCTCGCAAAGGGTGCGGCCGGTCTGATGGGGGAGCGAGCACTTTGA
- a CDS encoding glutamyl-tRNA reductase, translated as MSLLVVGLSHRSAPVSVLERAALRPEARGKLLQDAVSAEPATESAVLATCNRIELYADVDKFHAGVAELSTLLARHGGAALEELTPYLYVHYEDRAVHHLFSVACGLDSMVIGEGQILGQIKDALAVAQEQHTAGRLLNDLFQQALRVGKRAHSETGIDKAGQSLVTFGLEQLARSADVESWAAGKRALVIGAGSMSSLAATTLARVGVSELAVANRTVERAERLVTTLAEQFGTSPTEPGAPGAARGLTARAVPMDAVGTELAQADVVVSCTGAAGLVLGADAVAAALAGRADHRDGLALLDLAMPRDIDAAVHRIEGAHLVDIETLADASADAPMAADVDKVRGIVSDEVAAFGAAQRAAHITPTVVALRTMAADVVTSEIARLDGRLPDLDDKQRAEITQTVRRVVDKLLHAPTVRVKQLASEPGGAGYADALRELFDLDPQTVAAVSRADTRADRHDAARERTS; from the coding sequence ATGAGTCTTCTCGTTGTCGGACTGAGCCACCGCAGCGCGCCGGTGAGCGTGCTGGAGCGGGCCGCGCTGCGCCCGGAGGCGCGCGGCAAGCTGCTCCAGGACGCGGTGTCGGCCGAGCCGGCCACCGAGTCCGCGGTGCTCGCCACCTGCAACCGCATCGAGCTCTACGCGGACGTGGACAAGTTCCACGCCGGTGTCGCCGAGCTGTCCACCCTCCTGGCGCGCCACGGCGGCGCCGCCCTGGAGGAGCTCACTCCGTATCTCTACGTCCACTACGAGGACCGTGCCGTCCACCACCTCTTCTCGGTGGCCTGCGGCCTGGACTCGATGGTCATCGGCGAGGGCCAGATCCTCGGCCAGATCAAGGACGCGCTCGCCGTCGCCCAGGAGCAGCACACCGCCGGGCGGCTGCTGAACGACCTCTTCCAGCAGGCGCTGCGGGTCGGCAAGCGCGCCCACAGTGAGACCGGCATCGACAAGGCCGGCCAGTCGCTGGTCACCTTCGGGCTGGAGCAGCTCGCCCGGTCCGCCGACGTGGAGTCCTGGGCCGCGGGCAAGCGTGCGCTGGTGATCGGCGCCGGCTCGATGTCCTCGCTGGCCGCGACCACCCTCGCCCGCGTCGGCGTGTCCGAACTGGCGGTCGCCAACCGTACGGTCGAGCGTGCCGAGCGGCTCGTCACCACGCTCGCAGAGCAATTCGGTACGAGTCCCACCGAGCCCGGCGCCCCCGGGGCGGCCAGGGGGCTGACCGCTCGCGCCGTGCCCATGGACGCCGTCGGCACCGAGCTGGCGCAGGCCGATGTCGTCGTCTCCTGTACGGGCGCGGCCGGCCTGGTGCTGGGCGCCGACGCGGTGGCCGCCGCGCTGGCCGGGCGTGCGGACCACAGGGACGGTCTGGCGCTGCTCGACCTGGCCATGCCCCGCGACATCGACGCCGCGGTCCACCGGATCGAGGGCGCCCACCTCGTCGACATCGAAACGCTCGCCGACGCCTCCGCGGACGCGCCGATGGCGGCCGATGTGGACAAGGTGCGCGGCATCGTCTCCGACGAGGTCGCCGCCTTCGGCGCCGCCCAGCGCGCGGCGCACATCACCCCCACCGTGGTCGCCCTGCGCACCATGGCCGCGGACGTCGTCACGAGCGAGATCGCCCGGCTCGACGGCCGCCTGCCCGATCTGGACGACAAGCAGCGCGCGGAGATCACCCAGACCGTGCGCCGCGTCGTCGACAAACTCCTGCACGCGCCGACCGTGCGGGTCAAGCAGCTTGCCAGCGAGCCCGGCGGCGCCGGGTACGCGGACGCGCTGCGCGAACTCTTCGATCTCGACCCGCAGACGGTTGCTGCCGTCAGCCGGGCCGACACGCGCGCCGACAGGCACGACGCAGCACGGGAGCGCACCTCATGA
- a CDS encoding redox-sensing transcriptional repressor Rex — protein MATGRTHRPATRSRGIPEATVARLPLYLRALTALSERSVPTVSSEELAAAAGVNSAKLRKDFSYLGSYGTRGVGYDVEYLVYQISRELGLTQDWPVVIVGIGNLGAALANYGGFASRGFRVAALIDADPAMAGRPVAGIPVQHTDELEHIIESNGVSIGVIATPAGAAQQVCDRLVAAGVTSILNFAPTVLTVPDGVDVRKVDLSIELQILAFHEQRKAGEETGQESGQEGGTPTAVARAASAEADRKGPDGDVPAVMPA, from the coding sequence GTGGCAACTGGCCGAACTCACCGACCGGCGACCCGAAGCCGAGGGATCCCCGAGGCCACCGTCGCCCGGCTTCCGCTGTATCTGCGTGCACTGACCGCGCTCTCCGAGCGCTCGGTCCCCACGGTCTCCTCCGAGGAGCTCGCGGCCGCGGCGGGGGTCAACTCCGCCAAGCTGCGCAAGGACTTCTCCTACCTCGGCTCGTACGGCACGCGTGGCGTGGGATACGACGTGGAGTACCTCGTCTACCAGATCTCGCGCGAGCTCGGCCTGACCCAGGACTGGCCCGTGGTCATCGTCGGTATCGGTAACCTCGGCGCCGCCCTGGCCAACTACGGCGGCTTCGCCTCCCGCGGCTTCCGCGTCGCGGCCCTGATAGACGCCGACCCGGCCATGGCCGGCAGGCCCGTCGCGGGTATCCCGGTCCAGCACACCGATGAGCTGGAGCACATCATCGAGAGCAACGGCGTGTCGATCGGAGTGATCGCCACGCCCGCGGGTGCCGCCCAGCAGGTCTGTGACCGCCTGGTCGCCGCCGGTGTCACCTCGATCCTCAACTTCGCGCCGACCGTACTGACCGTCCCGGACGGGGTGGACGTACGCAAGGTCGATCTGTCCATAGAGCTGCAGATCCTCGCCTTCCACGAGCAGCGCAAGGCGGGCGAGGAAACCGGCCAGGAGAGCGGCCAGGAGGGCGGCACGCCCACCGCGGTGGCCCGTGCCGCGTCCGCCGAGGCCGACCGCAAGGGACCTGACGGGGACGTTCCCGCCGTGATGCCGGCATGA
- a CDS encoding glutaredoxin family protein codes for MAPLFSRSSRRNPAEAMVTLIGKPGCHLCDDAQAVIEKVCAETGASWEKKDITEDAELHRTYWEQIPVILVDGKQHDFWRVDPKRLRAALGA; via the coding sequence ATGGCCCCCTTGTTCAGCCGCAGCTCCCGCAGGAATCCCGCCGAGGCGATGGTCACCCTCATCGGCAAGCCGGGCTGCCATCTGTGCGACGACGCCCAGGCCGTGATCGAGAAGGTCTGCGCCGAGACGGGCGCCTCCTGGGAGAAGAAGGACATCACCGAGGACGCCGAGCTGCACCGCACATACTGGGAACAGATCCCGGTGATCCTCGTGGACGGCAAACAGCACGACTTCTGGCGCGTCGATCCCAAGCGCCTGCGCGCGGCCCTGGGCGCCTGA
- a CDS encoding HAD family hydrolase, with translation MAPAPQWFTRRRRPATARSVLAGEAAAEAARKTSQEVPEVEEAPEEPEFPVVGDEAAAAFFDLDNTVMQGAALFHFGRGLYKRHFFHKRDLARFAWQQVYFRLAGSENPEHMADVRNSALSIVQGHRVAELMSIGEEIYDEYMAERVWPGTRALAQAHLDAGQKVWLVTAAPVETATIIARRLGLTGALGTVAESVGGVYTGKLVGEPLHGPAKAEAVRALAAAEGLDLSHCAAYSDSSNDIPMLSLVGHPYAINPDSRLRKHAHENGWRLRDYRTGRKAVKIGIPAAAGVGALAGGAAAAVALQRRRR, from the coding sequence ATGGCGCCCGCTCCCCAATGGTTCACCCGCCGCAGACGACCCGCCACGGCCCGCAGCGTGCTGGCCGGCGAGGCCGCGGCCGAGGCTGCCCGTAAGACCTCGCAGGAGGTGCCCGAGGTCGAGGAGGCCCCGGAGGAGCCGGAGTTCCCAGTCGTCGGCGACGAGGCGGCCGCCGCCTTCTTCGACCTCGACAACACCGTCATGCAGGGCGCCGCCCTCTTCCACTTCGGCCGCGGCCTGTACAAGCGGCACTTCTTCCACAAGCGCGATCTGGCCCGCTTCGCCTGGCAGCAGGTCTACTTCCGGCTGGCCGGATCGGAGAACCCCGAGCACATGGCGGACGTCCGCAACAGCGCGCTGTCCATCGTCCAGGGCCACCGCGTCGCCGAGTTGATGTCCATCGGCGAGGAGATCTACGACGAGTACATGGCCGAGCGCGTCTGGCCGGGCACCCGCGCGCTCGCCCAGGCCCACCTGGACGCGGGCCAGAAGGTCTGGCTGGTGACCGCGGCGCCGGTCGAGACCGCGACGATCATCGCCCGCCGGCTGGGCCTGACGGGCGCCCTGGGCACCGTCGCCGAGTCCGTCGGCGGCGTCTACACGGGCAAGTTGGTGGGCGAACCGCTGCACGGCCCGGCCAAGGCCGAGGCGGTGCGCGCGCTCGCCGCCGCCGAGGGCCTGGACCTGTCGCACTGCGCCGCCTACAGCGACTCGTCCAACGACATCCCGATGCTCTCGCTCGTCGGGCACCCCTACGCGATCAACCCCGACAGCCGGCTGCGCAAGCACGCCCACGAAAACGGCTGGCGGCTGCGCGACTACCGAACGGGCCGCAAGGCCGTCAAGATCGGCATCCCCGCCGCGGCGGGAGTCGGCGCCCTCGCCGGCGGCGCCGCGGCCGCGGTCGCGCTCCAGCGCCGCCGCCGCTGA
- a CDS encoding ECF subfamily RNA polymerase sigma factor, BldN family has translation MYPHVGVDASGLATLRTTLVGHLRSFVPTAYAVPAFASAVPAAGPCYALADGSAAVAKAAGRTRRSGAGTTTARRPADSDSRRMMDLVERAQAGEADAFGRLYDQYADTVYRYIYYRVGGRATAEDLTSETFLRALRRIGTFTWQGRDFGAWLVTIARNLVADHFKSSRFRLEVTTGEMLDANEVERSPEDSVLESLSNAALLEAVRKLNPQQQECVTLRFLQGLSVAETARVMGKNEGAIKTLQYRAVRTLARLLPEDAR, from the coding sequence GTGTACCCACACGTCGGGGTTGACGCCTCGGGCCTGGCTACGCTGCGTACGACGCTTGTCGGCCACCTGCGCAGTTTTGTCCCCACCGCGTACGCCGTCCCCGCATTCGCCTCAGCCGTCCCCGCTGCCGGCCCCTGCTATGCCCTGGCCGACGGGAGTGCTGCGGTCGCCAAGGCCGCCGGCAGGACCCGCCGCTCGGGCGCCGGCACGACCACCGCCCGCCGTCCCGCCGACAGCGACAGTCGTCGCATGATGGATCTCGTCGAACGCGCCCAGGCCGGCGAGGCCGACGCGTTCGGCCGCCTCTACGACCAGTACGCCGACACGGTCTACCGCTACATCTACTACCGCGTGGGCGGCCGGGCCACGGCCGAGGACCTCACCAGCGAGACCTTCCTGCGCGCCCTGCGCCGTATCGGCACCTTCACCTGGCAGGGCCGCGACTTCGGCGCCTGGCTGGTGACCATCGCCCGCAATCTCGTCGCCGACCACTTCAAGTCCTCCCGCTTCCGCCTGGAAGTCACCACCGGAGAGATGCTCGACGCCAACGAGGTCGAGCGCAGCCCCGAGGACTCGGTCCTCGAATCCCTCTCCAACGCCGCCCTGTTGGAGGCGGTCCGCAAGCTCAACCCCCAGCAGCAGGAATGCGTCACCCTGCGCTTCCTCCAGGGCCTCTCGGTCGCCGAGACCGCCCGCGTCATGGGCAAGAACGAGGGCGCGATCAAGACCCTCCAGTACCGGGCCGTCCGCACCCTGGCGCGGCTCCTGCCCGAAGACGCCCGCTGA
- a CDS encoding DUF5667 domain-containing protein: MIANVSAHRRANAFAQALEEQVLPGAAAEDQVDTPARAPDEAHLLKVTDGLGGLPKPELATEVKTVQRAQLVAAMEAAFAEGAPSDDAKVPEQRTPRRSHRAAPTLGKLRPRSRLSKGLAAGGLTVGVAAGAFSGVAAASTDALPGDSLYGFKRGMEDLRLNLAGDDSARGRLYLDQAGTRIAEARRLMERGKGGGHLDHESLTEVRRTLAGVTHDASEGHRLLHAAYERDGSLDPIQALNSFSKAHHTSWRELRGRLPVQLADAGNEVSSVFAAIDDEVGPLRSLLPQPPDEAKRPRHGAPAAPGTESSPGGRATPSGGKHASGAHGDGSHAPRPSASPPQDEGLLGGDTGGLFDPPGKSSPAPHTRHHTPAQPGVTLPPLLPGLLPGLGIDGEDSSK, from the coding sequence GTGATCGCGAATGTCTCGGCGCACCGGCGGGCCAACGCCTTCGCCCAGGCCCTGGAGGAGCAGGTCCTCCCGGGCGCGGCGGCCGAGGACCAGGTCGACACTCCGGCGCGGGCGCCGGACGAGGCACATCTGCTGAAGGTCACCGACGGCCTCGGCGGGCTGCCGAAGCCGGAGCTGGCCACCGAGGTCAAGACGGTACAGCGCGCCCAACTCGTCGCCGCGATGGAGGCCGCCTTCGCCGAAGGCGCCCCGTCCGACGACGCCAAGGTGCCCGAACAGCGCACGCCCAGGCGCAGCCACCGCGCCGCGCCGACGCTCGGCAAACTGCGGCCCCGCTCCCGGCTCTCCAAAGGGCTGGCCGCCGGGGGGCTGACGGTCGGCGTCGCCGCAGGGGCCTTCAGCGGCGTCGCCGCGGCCAGCACCGACGCCCTGCCCGGCGACTCCCTCTACGGCTTCAAACGCGGCATGGAGGACCTCCGGCTCAACCTCGCCGGCGACGACTCCGCCCGCGGTCGGCTCTACCTCGACCAGGCGGGCACCCGCATCGCGGAGGCCCGTCGTCTGATGGAGCGCGGCAAGGGCGGCGGCCACCTCGACCACGAGTCGCTCACGGAGGTCCGCCGGACGCTGGCCGGCGTCACCCATGACGCGAGCGAGGGCCACCGCCTGCTGCACGCGGCCTACGAACGCGACGGCTCACTGGATCCCATCCAGGCGCTGAACTCCTTCAGCAAGGCGCACCACACCAGCTGGAGGGAGCTGCGCGGCAGACTCCCCGTCCAGCTCGCGGACGCCGGCAACGAGGTCAGTTCGGTCTTCGCCGCCATAGACGACGAGGTCGGCCCGCTGCGCTCGCTGCTGCCGCAGCCCCCGGACGAGGCCAAGCGGCCGCGCCACGGCGCGCCCGCCGCCCCGGGCACCGAGTCCTCCCCGGGCGGCCGTGCCACACCATCCGGCGGCAAGCACGCCTCCGGCGCGCACGGCGACGGCTCCCACGCCCCGCGTCCTTCGGCCTCACCGCCCCAGGACGAGGGCCTGCTCGGCGGCGATACGGGCGGCCTGTTCGACCCGCCGGGCAAGAGCAGCCCCGCCCCGCACACCCGCCATCACACCCCCGCCCAGCCCGGCGTCACCCTCCCGCCGCTGCTGCCTGGTCTGCTTCCCGGCCTGGGCATCGACGGCGAGGACTCGTCGAAGTAG